A window of Streptomyces caniferus contains these coding sequences:
- the coaD gene encoding pantetheine-phosphate adenylyltransferase, translating into MRRAVCPGSFDPITNGHLDIIARASKLYDVVHVAVMINQSKQGLFTVDERIELIRRATAEYGNVEVESFHGLLVDFCKQRDIPAIVKGLRAVSDFDYELQMAQMNNGLSGVETLFVPTNPTYSFLSSSLVKEVAAWGGDVSHLVPPFVLEALTERLRTKG; encoded by the coding sequence TTGCGCCGCGCCGTCTGTCCGGGGTCGTTCGACCCCATCACCAACGGGCACCTGGACATCATCGCCCGTGCCTCCAAGTTGTACGACGTCGTCCACGTCGCCGTGATGATCAACCAGTCCAAGCAGGGGCTGTTCACGGTCGACGAGCGGATCGAGCTGATTCGCCGGGCCACCGCCGAGTACGGCAACGTGGAGGTCGAGTCCTTCCACGGCCTGCTCGTCGACTTCTGCAAGCAGCGCGACATCCCCGCGATCGTCAAGGGGCTGCGGGCCGTCAGCGACTTCGACTACGAGCTGCAGATGGCCCAGATGAACAACGGGCTGTCCGGGGTGGAGACCCTCTTCGTCCCCACCAACCCCACCTACAGCTTCCTCTCCTCCAGCCTCGTCAAGGAGGTTGCCGCCTGGGGCGGCGATGTCTCGCACCTGGTGCCGCCGTTCGTCCTGGAGGCCCTCACCGAGCGGCTGCGGACGAAGGGCTGA
- the rsmD gene encoding 16S rRNA (guanine(966)-N(2))-methyltransferase RsmD: MTRVIAGTAGGRRLAVPPGNGTRPTSDRAREGMFSTWESLDGPLSGARVLDLYGGSGAVGLEALSRGAAHVLLVEADARAVRTIRDNVRAVGLPGVEVRAGKAEQTAAGAAPGEPYDIVFLDPPYVVTDAELCEILLTLRGQGWLADDALVTVERSTRGGTFPWPDGFEAIKARRYGEGTLWYGRAASTSAESTSVSVS, translated from the coding sequence ATGACCCGCGTGATCGCCGGTACCGCCGGCGGCCGCCGCCTCGCCGTACCACCGGGAAACGGCACCCGCCCGACCTCCGACCGTGCGCGCGAGGGCATGTTCTCCACCTGGGAGTCCCTCGACGGACCGCTGAGCGGTGCCCGGGTGCTCGATCTGTACGGCGGTTCCGGCGCGGTCGGCCTGGAGGCGCTCTCCCGCGGCGCCGCGCACGTCCTGCTGGTCGAGGCCGATGCCCGCGCCGTGCGCACCATCCGGGACAACGTCCGCGCGGTCGGCCTCCCGGGCGTCGAGGTCCGGGCCGGCAAGGCCGAGCAGACCGCCGCCGGAGCGGCCCCGGGAGAGCCCTACGACATCGTCTTCCTGGACCCGCCGTACGTGGTCACCGACGCGGAACTCTGCGAGATCCTGCTCACACTCCGTGGTCAGGGGTGGCTTGCGGACGACGCACTCGTCACCGTGGAGCGCAGCACCCGAGGCGGCACATTCCCATGGCCGGACGGATTTGAAGCGATCAAGGCCCGTCGCTACGGCGAGGGGACGCTTTGGTACGGTCGCGCCGCTTCGACGTCTGCCGAATCGACGTCAGTAAGCGTGTCATGA